A window of Microcystis aeruginosa FD4 contains these coding sequences:
- a CDS encoding DUF4351 domain-containing protein: MTRFIWDKFSKDFLETLLSPYGTVVVSKEVTSEIKEIDVYFSPNTAKIPSQLGLLGRLCQNPCLLEPYRNGITLDGINDCLSKRFAIREIFQREAKRNKQRISEEEIPKLWILTPTASERILSLFTAQLQPNWGEGVYFLPEGFGTAIIVIHQLPAIPETLWLRLLGRGGTRERAIDELERLSPNNPLKSASLNLLYNLSRNLEALSKKTQEDREFIMRLAPLYQQDREQAVQEGVQQGEQRGEAKLVLRQLQRRFGEIPQNLEEIIRNLPVERLEDLGLALLDFDTLTDLDNWLHP; encoded by the coding sequence GTGACTCGCTTTATTTGGGATAAATTTAGCAAAGACTTCCTAGAAACCCTTCTTTCTCCCTACGGTACAGTAGTTGTCAGCAAAGAAGTCACCTCAGAAATTAAAGAAATTGATGTGTATTTTAGTCCTAATACCGCTAAAATTCCCTCTCAGTTAGGATTATTAGGCAGATTATGCCAAAATCCCTGTTTATTGGAACCCTATCGCAATGGGATTACCCTTGATGGTATCAATGATTGTCTGTCTAAGCGCTTTGCTATCCGTGAAATCTTCCAGAGAGAAGCAAAGAGAAATAAACAGAGAATATCGGAGGAGGAGATACCTAAGTTGTGGATTCTCACCCCTACAGCTAGTGAGCGCATTTTATCCCTGTTTACGGCTCAATTACAACCCAATTGGGGAGAAGGGGTTTATTTTCTCCCGGAGGGTTTCGGTACAGCGATAATAGTGATTCATCAGTTACCCGCAATCCCAGAGACATTATGGTTAAGATTATTGGGTAGAGGAGGAACAAGAGAGAGAGCTATCGATGAATTAGAGAGATTATCACCGAATAATCCCCTAAAATCGGCTTCCTTAAACTTATTGTATAATTTGAGTAGAAATTTAGAAGCGTTATCGAAAAAAACACAGGAGGATAGGGAGTTTATTATGCGTTTAGCTCCACTTTACCAACAGGATAGAGAACAAGCGGTTCAAGAGGGGGTTCAGCAAGGTGAACAAAGAGGAGAAGCAAAGTTAGTCCTCCGTCAACTTCAACGACGTTTCGGTGAAATACCGCAAAATCTAGAAGAAATCATCCGTAACCTTCCTGTGGAGCGATTAGAAGACTTAGGACTCGCTTTATTAGACTTTGACACTTTGACGGATTTAGACAACTGGTTGCACCCGTGA
- a CDS encoding DUF4351 domain-containing protein, with amino-acid sequence MRLAPLYQQDREQAVQEGVQQGIQQGVQQEALKLVLRQLQRRFGEIPQNLEETIRKLPVERLEDLGLALLDFDNLADLDNWLHP; translated from the coding sequence ATGCGTTTAGCTCCACTTTACCAACAAGATAGAGAACAAGCGGTTCAAGAAGGGGTTCAGCAAGGTATTCAACAAGGTGTACAACAGGAAGCATTAAAGTTAGTCCTCCGTCAACTTCAACGACGTTTCGGTGAAATACCGCAAAATCTAGAAGAAACCATCCGTAAACTTCCTGTGGAGCGATTAGAAGACTTAGGACTCGCTTTATTAGACTTTGACAATCTGGCAGATTTAGACAACTGGTTGCACCCGTGA
- a CDS encoding DUF4351 domain-containing protein, producing the protein MTRFIWDKFSKDFLETLLSPYGTVVVSKEVTSEIKEIDVYFSPNTAKIPSQLGLLGRLCQNPCLLEPYRNGITLDGINDCLSKRFAIREIFHREAKRNKQRISEEEIPKLWILTPTASERILSLFTAQLQPNWPKGVYFLPEGFGTAIIVIHQLPAIPETLWLRLLGRGGTRERAIDELERLSPNNPLKSASLNLLYNLSRNLEALSKKTQEDREFIMRLAPLYQQDREQAVQEGVQQGIQQGVQQEALKLVLRQLQRRLGEIPQNQEETIRNLPVERLEDLGLALLDFDNLADLDNWLHP; encoded by the coding sequence GTGACTCGCTTTATTTGGGATAAATTTAGCAAAGACTTCCTAGAAACCCTTCTTTCTCCCTACGGTACAGTAGTTGTCAGCAAAGAAGTCACCTCAGAAATTAAAGAAATTGATGTGTATTTTAGTCCTAATACCGCTAAAATTCCCTCTCAGTTAGGATTATTAGGCAGATTATGCCAAAATCCCTGTTTATTGGAACCCTATCGCAATGGGATTACCCTTGATGGTATCAATGATTGTCTGTCTAAGCGCTTTGCTATCCGTGAAATCTTCCACAGAGAAGCAAAGAGAAATAAACAGAGAATATCAGAGGAGGAGATACCTAAGTTGTGGATTCTCACCCCTACAGCTAGTGAGCGCATTTTATCCCTGTTTACGGCTCAATTACAACCCAATTGGCCAAAAGGGGTTTATTTTCTCCCGGAGGGTTTCGGTACAGCGATAATAGTGATTCATCAGTTACCCGCAATCCCAGAGACATTATGGTTAAGATTATTGGGTAGAGGAGGAACAAGAGAGAGAGCTATCGATGAATTAGAGAGATTATCACCGAATAATCCTCTAAAATCGGCTTCTTTAAACTTATTGTATAATTTGAGTAGAAATTTAGAAGCGTTATCGAAAAAAACACAGGAGGATAGGGAGTTTATTATGCGTTTAGCTCCACTTTACCAACAGGATAGAGAACAAGCGGTTCAAGAGGGGGTTCAGCAAGGTATTCAACAAGGTGTACAACAGGAAGCATTAAAGTTAGTCCTCCGTCAACTTCAGCGACGTTTAGGTGAAATACCGCAAAATCAAGAAGAAACCATCCGTAACCTTCCTGTGGAGCGATTAGAAGACTTAGGACTCGCTTTATTAGACTTTGACAATCTGGCAGATTTAGACAACTGGTTGCACCCGTGA
- a CDS encoding DUF4351 domain-containing protein, producing MTRFIWDKFSKDFLETLLSPYGTVVVSKEVTSEIKEIDVYFSPNTAKIPSQLGLLGRLCQNPCLLEPYRNGITLDGINDCLSKRFAIREIFQREAKRNKQRISEEEIPKLWILTPTASERILSLFTAQLQPNWGEGVYFLPEGFGTAIIVIHQLPAIPETLWLRLLGRGGTRERAIDELERLSPNNPLKSASLNLLYNLSRNLEALSKKTQEDREFIMRLAPLYQQDREQAVQEGLKRGLQQGVQQGEQRGEAKLVLRQLQRRLGEIPQNLEETIRNLPVERLEDLGLALLDFDNLADLDNWLHP from the coding sequence GTGACTCGCTTTATTTGGGATAAATTTAGCAAAGACTTCCTAGAAACCCTTCTTTCTCCCTACGGTACAGTAGTTGTCAGCAAAGAAGTCACCTCAGAAATTAAAGAAATTGATGTGTATTTTAGTCCTAATACCGCTAAAATTCCCTCTCAGTTAGGATTATTAGGCAGATTATGCCAAAATCCCTGTTTATTGGAACCCTATCGCAATGGGATTACCCTTGATGGTATCAATGATTGTCTGTCTAAGCGCTTTGCTATCCGTGAAATCTTCCAGAGAGAAGCAAAGAGAAATAAACAGAGAATATCGGAGGAGGAGATACCTAAGTTGTGGATTCTCACCCCTACAGCTAGTGAGCGCATTTTATCCCTGTTTACGGCTCAATTACAACCCAATTGGGGAGAAGGGGTTTATTTTCTCCCGGAGGGTTTCGGTACAGCGATAATAGTGATTCATCAGTTACCCGCAATCCCAGAGACATTATGGTTAAGATTATTGGGTAGAGGAGGAACAAGAGAGAGAGCTATCGATGAATTAGAGAGATTATCACCGAATAATCCTCTAAAATCGGCTTCTTTAAACTTATTGTATAATTTGAGTAGAAATTTAGAAGCGTTATCGAAAAAAACACAGGAGGATAGGGAGTTTATTATGCGTTTAGCTCCACTTTACCAACAGGATAGAGAACAAGCGGTTCAAGAGGGACTTAAAAGAGGACTACAGCAAGGGGTACAGCAAGGTGAACAAAGAGGAGAAGCAAAGTTAGTCCTCCGTCAACTTCAACGACGTTTAGGTGAAATACCGCAAAATCTAGAAGAAACCATCCGTAACCTTCCTGTGGAGCGATTAGAAGACTTAGGACTCGCTTTATTAGACTTTGACAATCTGGCAGATTTAGACAACTGGTTGCACCCGTGA
- the rplM gene encoding 50S ribosomal protein L13 has translation MNKTPLPNLETLEQKWYVIDAADQRLGRLATEIAMILRGKNKATFTPHLDTGDFVIVINAEKVAVTGKKRQQKVYRRDSGRPGGMKVESFDKLQKRIPERIIEHAVKGMLPKNSLGRKLFTKLKVYAGAEHPHQAQQPEVLAINTIPAGGN, from the coding sequence ATGAACAAAACACCTCTACCAAATTTAGAGACTCTAGAGCAGAAATGGTACGTCATTGATGCGGCCGATCAGCGTTTAGGTCGTCTGGCCACCGAGATCGCTATGATTCTACGGGGCAAAAATAAAGCCACCTTCACCCCCCATCTGGATACGGGGGATTTTGTCATTGTTATTAACGCCGAAAAAGTGGCGGTGACAGGCAAAAAACGCCAACAGAAAGTTTATCGCCGCGACTCCGGCAGACCGGGTGGTATGAAGGTAGAAAGCTTCGATAAACTGCAAAAACGCATTCCCGAACGGATTATCGAACACGCTGTTAAGGGAATGCTCCCGAAAAATAGCTTAGGTCGGAAATTGTTCACGAAACTGAAAGTTTATGCCGGTGCAGAACATCCCCATCAGGCACAACAACCGGAAGTTTTAGCGATTAATACGATTCCCGCAGGAGGAAATTAA
- a CDS encoding DUF4351 domain-containing protein has translation MTRFIWDKFSKDFLETLLSPYGTVVVSKEVTSEIKEIDVYFSPNTAKIPSQLGLLGRLCQNPCLLEPYRNGITLDGINDCLSKRFAIREIFHREAKRNKQRISEEEIPKLWILTPTASERILSLFTAQLQPNWGEGVYFLPEGFGTAIIVIHQLPAIPETLWLRLLGRGGTRERAIDELERLSPNNPLKSASLNLLYNLSRNLEALSKKTQEDREFIMRLAPLYQQDREQAVQEGVQQGEQRGEAKLVLRQLQRRFGEIPQNLEEIIRNLPVERLEDLGLALLDFDNLADLDNWLHP, from the coding sequence GTGACTCGCTTTATTTGGGATAAATTTAGCAAAGACTTCCTAGAAACCCTTCTTTCTCCCTACGGTACAGTAGTTGTCAGCAAAGAAGTCACCTCAGAAATTAAAGAAATTGATGTGTATTTTAGTCCTAATACCGCTAAAATTCCCTCTCAGTTAGGATTATTAGGCAGATTATGCCAAAATCCCTGTTTATTGGAACCCTATCGCAATGGGATTACCCTTGATGGTATCAATGATTGTCTGTCTAAGCGCTTTGCTATCCGTGAAATCTTCCACAGAGAAGCAAAGAGAAATAAACAGAGAATATCGGAGGAGGAGATACCTAAGTTGTGGATTCTCACCCCTACAGCTAGTGAGCGCATTTTATCCCTGTTTACTGCCCAATTACAACCCAATTGGGGAGAAGGGGTTTATTTTCTCCCGGAGGGTTTCGGTACAGCGATAATAGTGATTCATCAGTTACCCGCAATCCCAGAGACATTATGGTTAAGATTATTGGGTAGAGGAGGAACAAGAGAGAGAGCTATCGATGAATTAGAGAGATTATCACCGAATAATCCCCTAAAATCGGCTTCCTTAAACTTATTGTATAATTTGAGTAGAAATTTAGAAGCGTTATCGAAAAAAACACAGGAGGATAGGGAGTTTATTATGCGTTTAGCTCCACTTTACCAACAGGATAGAGAACAAGCGGTTCAAGAGGGGGTTCAGCAAGGTGAACAAAGAGGAGAAGCAAAGTTAGTCCTCCGTCAACTTCAACGACGTTTCGGTGAAATACCGCAAAATCTAGAAGAAATCATCCGTAACCTTCCTGTGGAGCGATTAGAAGACTTAGGACTCGCTTTATTAGACTTTGACAATCTGGCAGATTTAGACAACTGGTTGCACCCGTGA
- the truA gene encoding tRNA pseudouridine(38-40) synthase TruA, with the protein MTACPQSRIALVIQYVGTNFHGWQRQPHHRSVQEEIEKALADILGHAVTLHGAGRTDSGVHAAAQVAHFQQQSPIPPAHWAKVLNARLDDDIVIRASAQVPDRWHARFSALWRRYRYTLYTDPIPNLFVSPFSWHYYHRPLDADLMAKALQPLLGKHHLAAFHRANSSRDHSWVEVQGVECYRQGPFVQMEIQANGFLYGMVRLLVGMLVEVGTGERSLENFTDIWVNQRRELVKYAAPAKGLCLLRVGYADFPFADSIWCETQPLYYFRAEGIGE; encoded by the coding sequence ATGACAGCTTGCCCCCAGTCGCGGATCGCCCTAGTTATCCAGTATGTGGGAACTAATTTCCACGGCTGGCAACGGCAACCCCATCACAGGAGCGTGCAGGAAGAAATCGAGAAGGCCCTGGCCGATATTCTCGGTCATGCCGTCACTCTCCACGGGGCCGGACGTACCGATAGCGGTGTTCACGCCGCCGCCCAGGTTGCCCATTTCCAGCAGCAGAGTCCGATCCCACCTGCCCATTGGGCCAAGGTTCTCAATGCTCGGCTAGATGACGATATCGTCATTCGGGCCTCGGCTCAGGTTCCCGATCGCTGGCACGCCCGTTTCTCGGCCCTCTGGCGACGTTATCGTTACACCCTCTATACCGACCCCATCCCCAATCTCTTTGTTAGCCCCTTTAGTTGGCACTACTACCATCGTCCCCTCGATGCCGATTTGATGGCCAAGGCCTTGCAGCCCCTGTTGGGAAAGCACCATCTGGCCGCCTTTCACCGTGCTAACTCTAGTCGTGACCATTCTTGGGTAGAAGTACAAGGGGTGGAATGCTACCGTCAAGGGCCGTTTGTACAGATGGAAATCCAAGCCAATGGCTTTTTGTACGGGATGGTGCGCCTATTGGTGGGAATGTTGGTAGAGGTGGGAACTGGTGAGCGATCGCTAGAAAACTTTACCGACATCTGGGTCAATCAGCGCCGAGAATTGGTCAAATACGCCGCACCAGCTAAAGGACTATGTTTACTGCGGGTGGGTTACGCTGATTTTCCCTTTGCCGATAGCATCTGGTGCGAGACTCAGCCCCTTTATTATTTCCGAGCAGAGGGGATAGGGGAATAG
- a CDS encoding DUF4351 domain-containing protein, with protein sequence MTRFIWDKFSKDFLETLLSPYGTVVVSKEVTSEIKEIDVYFSPNTAKIPSQLGLLGRLCQNPCLLEPYRNGITLDGINDCLSKRFAIREIFHREAKRNKQRISEEEIPKLWILTPTASERILSLFTAQLQPNWGEGVYFLPEGFGTAIIVIHQLPAIPETLWLRLLGRGGTRERAIDELERLSPNNPLKSASLNLLYNLSRNLEALSKKTQEDREFIMRLAPLYQQDREQAVQEGVQQGIQQGVQQEALKLVLRQLQRRLGEIPQNQEETIRNLPVERLEDLGLALLDFDNLADLDNWLHP encoded by the coding sequence GTGACTCGCTTTATTTGGGATAAATTTAGCAAAGACTTCCTAGAAACCCTTCTTTCTCCCTACGGTACAGTAGTTGTCAGCAAAGAAGTCACCTCAGAAATTAAAGAAATTGATGTGTATTTTAGTCCTAATACCGCTAAAATTCCCTCTCAGTTAGGATTATTAGGCAGATTATGCCAAAATCCCTGTTTATTGGAACCCTATCGCAATGGGATTACCCTTGATGGTATCAATGATTGTCTGTCTAAGCGCTTTGCTATCCGTGAAATCTTCCACAGAGAAGCAAAGAGAAATAAACAGAGAATATCGGAGGAGGAGATACCTAAGTTGTGGATTCTCACCCCTACAGCTAGTGAGCGCATTTTATCCCTGTTTACTGCCCAATTACAACCCAATTGGGGAGAAGGGGTTTATTTTCTCCCGGAGGGTTTCGGTACAGCGATAATAGTGATTCATCAGTTACCCGCAATCCCAGAGACATTATGGTTAAGATTATTGGGTAGAGGAGGAACAAGAGAGAGAGCTATCGATGAATTAGAGAGATTATCACCGAATAATCCTCTAAAATCGGCTTCTTTAAACTTATTGTATAATTTGAGTAGAAATTTAGAAGCGTTATCGAAAAAAACACAGGAGGATAGGGAGTTTATTATGCGTTTAGCTCCACTTTACCAACAGGATAGAGAACAAGCGGTTCAAGAGGGGGTTCAGCAAGGTATTCAACAAGGTGTACAACAGGAAGCATTAAAGTTAGTCCTCCGTCAACTTCAGCGACGTTTAGGTGAAATACCGCAAAATCAAGAAGAAACCATCCGTAACCTTCCTGTGGAGCGATTAGAAGACTTAGGACTCGCTTTATTAGACTTTGACAATCTGGCAGATTTAGACAACTGGTTGCACCCGTGA
- a CDS encoding DUF4351 domain-containing protein has translation MTRFIWDKFSKDFLETLLSPYGTVVVSKEVTSEIKEIDVYFSPNTAKIPSQLGLLGRLCQNPCLLEPYRNGITLDGINDCLSKRFAIREIFQREAKRNKQRISEEEIPKLWILTPTASERILSLFTAQLQPNWPKGVYFLPEGFGTAIIVIHQLPAIPETLWLRLLGRGGTRERAIDELERLSPNNPLKSASLNLLYNLSRNLEALSKKTQEDREFIMRLAPLYQQDREQAVQEGLKRGLQQGVQQGIQQGRQQGEAYLLLRQLQRRFGEIPQNLEETIRNLPVERLEDLGLALLDFDNLADLDNWLHP, from the coding sequence GTGACTCGCTTTATTTGGGATAAATTTAGCAAAGACTTCCTAGAAACCCTTCTTTCTCCCTACGGTACAGTAGTTGTCAGCAAAGAAGTCACCTCAGAAATTAAAGAAATTGATGTGTATTTTAGTCCTAATACCGCTAAAATTCCCTCTCAGTTAGGATTATTAGGCAGATTATGCCAAAATCCCTGTTTATTGGAACCCTATCGCAATGGGATTACCCTTGATGGTATCAATGATTGTCTGTCTAAGCGCTTTGCTATCCGTGAAATCTTCCAGAGAGAAGCAAAGAGAAATAAACAGAGAATATCGGAGGAGGAGATACCTAAGTTGTGGATTCTCACCCCTACAGCTAGTGAGCGCATTTTATCCCTGTTTACGGCTCAATTACAACCAAATTGGCCAAAAGGGGTTTATTTTCTCCCGGAGGGTTTCGGTACAGCGATAATAGTGATTCATCAGTTACCCGCAATCCCAGAGACATTATGGTTAAGATTATTGGGTAGAGGAGGAACAAGAGAGAGAGCTATCGATGAATTAGAGAGATTATCACCGAATAATCCTCTAAAATCGGCTTCTTTAAACTTATTGTATAATTTGAGTAGAAATTTAGAAGCGTTATCGAAAAAAACACAGGAGGATAGGGAGTTTATTATGCGTTTAGCTCCACTTTACCAACAGGATAGAGAACAAGCGGTTCAAGAGGGACTGAAAAGAGGACTACAGCAAGGGGTACAACAAGGTATTCAACAAGGAAGACAACAGGGAGAAGCGTATTTACTCCTCCGTCAACTTCAACGACGTTTCGGTGAAATACCGCAAAATCTAGAAGAAACCATCCGTAACCTTCCTGTGGAGCGATTAGAAGACTTAGGACTCGCTTTATTAGACTTTGACAATCTGGCAGATTTAGACAACTGGTTGCACCCGTGA
- the rpsK gene encoding 30S ribosomal protein S11 yields MARPTKKTGPKKQKKNIPTGVAHIQSTFNNTIVTIADTKGDVISWASAGSSGFKGAKKGTPFAAQTAADNAARRAIEQGMRQLEVMVSGPGAGRETAIRALQGAGLEITLIRDVTPIPHNGCRPPKRRRV; encoded by the coding sequence ATGGCGCGACCAACCAAAAAAACCGGACCAAAAAAACAGAAGAAAAATATTCCTACCGGAGTCGCTCACATTCAATCGACCTTCAACAATACCATTGTCACGATCGCCGATACCAAAGGCGATGTGATCTCTTGGGCATCGGCGGGATCGAGTGGTTTTAAAGGAGCCAAAAAAGGAACCCCCTTCGCCGCCCAAACCGCCGCCGATAACGCCGCCCGCCGAGCGATCGAACAGGGAATGCGTCAACTAGAGGTAATGGTTAGTGGCCCTGGGGCAGGACGGGAAACCGCAATCCGGGCCCTGCAAGGAGCAGGATTAGAAATCACCCTGATCCGGGACGTGACCCCCATCCCCCACAATGGTTGTCGTCCTCCCAAACGCCGGAGAGTGTAA
- the rpsI gene encoding 30S ribosomal protein S9 gives MQATDSKNKVVYWGTGRRKSAVASVRLVPGTGAITVNGRDGETHFNRIPTYIQTIKAPLETLGLENEYDIIVKAEGGGLTGQADAVKLGVARALCQLAPENRPPLKSEGYLTRDPRAKERKKYGLHKARKAPQYSKR, from the coding sequence ATGCAAGCCACGGATAGTAAAAATAAGGTAGTTTATTGGGGAACGGGACGACGCAAATCGGCGGTCGCTTCCGTGCGTCTCGTGCCGGGGACGGGGGCAATTACCGTTAACGGTCGCGATGGAGAAACCCATTTTAACCGCATTCCCACCTATATCCAGACGATCAAGGCTCCTCTGGAGACTTTGGGACTGGAAAACGAGTACGATATCATTGTTAAGGCCGAGGGCGGTGGTTTGACTGGCCAAGCGGACGCAGTGAAATTGGGTGTCGCTAGAGCTTTATGTCAATTGGCCCCCGAAAATCGTCCTCCCCTCAAGAGTGAAGGTTATCTGACTCGGGATCCCCGGGCGAAGGAACGGAAAAAATACGGTCTTCACAAAGCGCGCAAAGCGCCTCAATACTCGAAACGTTAG
- the rpmE gene encoding 50S ribosomal protein L31 — protein sequence MPKKIHPTWYPEAKVICNGELVMTVGSTKPEIHVEVWSGNHPFYTGTQKMIDTEGRVDRFLRKYKMGDKSSKKADQK from the coding sequence ATGCCGAAAAAAATTCATCCTACTTGGTATCCGGAAGCCAAGGTGATCTGTAATGGTGAACTGGTGATGACGGTGGGTTCGACAAAACCAGAAATTCATGTGGAGGTTTGGTCGGGTAATCATCCTTTTTATACGGGAACCCAGAAGATGATCGATACGGAAGGCCGGGTCGATCGCTTCTTGCGTAAGTACAAAATGGGCGATAAGTCAAGCAAAAAGGCCGATCAAAAATAA
- a CDS encoding DNA-directed RNA polymerase subunit alpha, whose product MAQFQIECVEAKTYKNQSQYSKFVLEPLERGQGTTVGNALRRILISNLEGAAVTALRIAGVNHEFATVQGVREDVMELMLNMKEIILKSYTNQTQIGRLVATGPATVVAAQFDLPSEVEIVDRNQYVATLAEGAKLEMEFRVEKGKGYRAIDRSKEEATSLDFLQIDSIFMPVTKVNYSVEDIRSESGQARDRLLLEIWTNGSINPKEALSQAADMLVNLFNPLKDLNALESSGNFDDQEINQENQIPIEELQLSVRAYNCLKRAQINTVADLLDYSQEDLLEIKNFGQKSAEEVIEALQKRLGITLPQEKSK is encoded by the coding sequence GTGGCGCAATTTCAAATCGAGTGTGTAGAAGCAAAAACTTACAAGAATCAGAGTCAGTACAGTAAGTTTGTACTAGAACCTCTAGAAAGAGGCCAAGGTACAACCGTAGGTAATGCCCTGAGACGGATTCTCATTTCCAATCTGGAAGGAGCGGCCGTGACGGCCCTGCGGATCGCGGGAGTCAATCACGAATTTGCCACCGTCCAGGGAGTACGCGAGGACGTGATGGAACTCATGCTCAACATGAAAGAAATCATCCTCAAAAGCTACACCAATCAAACCCAGATCGGGCGTTTAGTGGCAACTGGACCGGCGACGGTAGTGGCGGCACAATTCGATTTACCCTCAGAAGTCGAGATAGTTGATCGCAATCAGTACGTCGCTACCCTGGCCGAAGGGGCCAAGCTAGAGATGGAATTTCGCGTGGAAAAAGGCAAAGGCTATCGGGCGATTGATCGCAGTAAAGAAGAAGCCACTTCGCTAGACTTTCTGCAAATCGACTCGATTTTTATGCCCGTAACCAAAGTCAACTACAGCGTCGAAGATATCCGTTCCGAAAGCGGTCAAGCTAGAGATCGTCTGCTCTTAGAAATTTGGACAAACGGGAGCATTAACCCCAAAGAAGCCCTTTCCCAAGCGGCCGATATGCTGGTTAATCTCTTTAACCCGCTCAAGGATCTCAACGCCCTCGAATCCTCCGGTAACTTTGACGACCAAGAGATCAACCAAGAAAACCAAATTCCGATCGAGGAACTACAATTATCCGTGCGCGCCTACAATTGCCTGAAGCGAGCGCAGATCAACACCGTAGCCGACCTCCTCGATTACAGCCAAGAAGATCTCTTAGAAATCAAAAACTTTGGGCAGAAATCGGCTGAAGAAGTCATTGAAGCCCTACAAAAACGGTTAGGCATCACCCTACCCCAAGAAAAAAGCAAGTAA
- a CDS encoding DUF4351 domain-containing protein produces MTRFIWDKFSKDFLETLLSPYGTVVVSKEVTSEIKEIDVYFSPNTAEIPSQLGLLGRLCQTPCLLEPYRNGITLDGINDCLSKRFAIREIFHREAKRNKQRISEEEIPKLWILTPTASERILSLFTAQLQPNWPKGVYFLPEGFGTAIIVIHQLPAIPETLWLRLLGRGGTRERAIDELERLSPNNPLKSASLNLLYNLSRNLEALSKKTQEDREFIMRLAPLYQQDREQAVQEGVQQGEQRGEAKLVLRQLQRRFGEIPQNLEETIRNLPVERLEDLGLALLDFDNLADLDNWLHP; encoded by the coding sequence GTGACTCGCTTTATTTGGGATAAATTTAGCAAAGACTTCCTAGAAACCCTTCTTTCTCCCTACGGTACAGTAGTTGTCAGCAAAGAAGTCACCTCAGAAATTAAAGAAATTGATGTGTATTTTAGTCCTAATACCGCGGAAATTCCCTCTCAGTTAGGATTATTAGGCAGATTATGCCAAACTCCCTGTTTATTGGAACCCTATCGCAATGGGATTACCCTTGATGGTATCAATGATTGTCTATCCAAGCGCTTTGCTATTCGTGAAATCTTCCACAGAGAAGCAAAGAGAAATAAACAGAGAATATCAGAGGAGGAGATACCTAAGTTGTGGATTCTCACTCCTACAGCTAGTGAGCGCATTTTATCCCTGTTTACGGCTCAATTACAACCCAATTGGCCAAAAGGGGTTTATTTTCTCCCGGAGGGTTTCGGTACAGCGATAATAGTGATTCATCAGTTACCCGCAATCCCAGAGACATTATGGCTAAGATTATTGGGTAGAGGAGGAACAAGAGAGAGAGCTATCGATGAATTAGAGAGATTATCACCGAATAATCCCCTAAAATCGGCTTCCTTAAACTTATTGTATAATTTGAGTAGAAATTTAGAAGCGTTATCGAAAAAAACACAGGAGGATAGGGAGTTTATTATGCGTTTAGCTCCACTTTACCAACAGGATAGAGAACAAGCGGTTCAAGAAGGGGTTCAGCAAGGTGAACAAAGAGGAGAAGCAAAGTTAGTCCTCCGTCAACTTCAACGACGTTTCGGGGAAATACCCCAGAATCTAGAAGAAACCATCCGTAACCTTCCTGTGGAGCGATTAGAAGACTTAGGACTCGCTTTATTAGACTTTGACAATCTGGCAGATTTAGACAACTGGTTGCACCCGTGA
- the rplQ gene encoding 50S ribosomal protein L17 — MRHRCKVPQLGLPADQRKALLRSLATQLIRHGQITTTLAKAKAVRAEVDHIITLAKDGSLSARRQAMGYIYDKQLVHALFEGAQARYGNRNGGYTRVVRTLRRRGDNAPMAIIELM, encoded by the coding sequence ATGAGACATCGATGTAAAGTGCCTCAATTGGGTCTACCGGCTGACCAAAGAAAGGCACTGCTGCGCAGCTTGGCCACCCAGCTAATTCGCCACGGTCAGATCACCACCACCCTAGCGAAAGCGAAGGCGGTGCGAGCAGAGGTAGACCACATTATCACCCTAGCTAAAGACGGTTCCCTGAGCGCCCGTCGCCAAGCTATGGGCTACATCTACGATAAACAACTGGTTCACGCCCTCTTTGAAGGCGCCCAGGCCCGTTATGGCAACCGTAACGGCGGTTATACCCGGGTCGTGCGGACCCTGCGCCGTCGCGGGGATAATGCCCCCATGGCGATTATCGAACTGATGTAA